From Lemur catta isolate mLemCat1 chromosome 21, mLemCat1.pri, whole genome shotgun sequence, a single genomic window includes:
- the YWHAH gene encoding 14-3-3 protein eta isoform X2, with protein MLCSSGAKKICGVSALGLGPGVDEGCVVTELNEPLSNEDRNLLSVAYKNVVGARRSSWRVISSIEQKTMADGNEKKLEKVKAYREKIEKELETVCNDVLALLDKFLIKNCNDFQYESKVFYLKMKGDYYRYLAEVASGEKKNSVVEASEAAYKEAFEISKEHMQPTHPIRLGLALNFSVFYYEIQNAPEQACLLAKQAFDDAIAELDTLNEDSYKDSTLIMQLLRDNLTLWTSDQQDEEAGEGN; from the exons ATGCTGTGTAGTTCTGGAGCAAAGAAAATTTGTGGAGTGAGTGCCCTGGGGTTGGGACCAGGTGTAGACGAAGGCTGTGTG GTGACGGAGTTGAATGAACCTCTCTCCAATGAGGATCGAAACCTCCTCTCTGTGGCCTATAAGAATGTGGTTGGTGCCAGGCGATCTTCCTGGAGGGTCATTAGCAGCATTGAGCAGAAAACCATGGctgatggaaatgaaaagaaattggaGAAGGTTAAAGCTTACCGGGAGAAGATTGAGAAGGAGCTGGAGACGGTTTGCAATGATGTCCTGGCTCTGCTTGACAAGTTCCTCATCAAGAACTGCAACGATTTCCAGTATGAGAGCAAGGTGTTTTACCTGAAAATGAAAGGCGATTACTACCGCTACTTGGCAGAGGTAGCTTCTGGGGAGAAGAAAAACAGTGTGGTCGAAGCTTCTGAAGCTGCCTACAAGGAAGCCTTTGAAATCAGCAAAGAGCACATGCAGCCGACACACCCCATCCGGCTGGGCCTGGCCCTCAACTTCTCCGTGTTCTACTATGAGATCCAGAATGCACCCGAGCAAGCCTGCCTCTTAGCCAAACAAGCCTTCGATGACGCCATAGCTGAGCTGGACACACTAAACGAGGATTCCTATAAGGACTCCACGCTCATCATGCAATTGCTGCGAGACAACCTCACCCTCTGGACAAGCGACCAGCAGGATGAAGAAGCAGGAGAAGGCAACTGA
- the YWHAH gene encoding 14-3-3 protein eta isoform X1, with translation MGDREQLLQRARLAEQAERYDDMASAMKAVTELNEPLSNEDRNLLSVAYKNVVGARRSSWRVISSIEQKTMADGNEKKLEKVKAYREKIEKELETVCNDVLALLDKFLIKNCNDFQYESKVFYLKMKGDYYRYLAEVASGEKKNSVVEASEAAYKEAFEISKEHMQPTHPIRLGLALNFSVFYYEIQNAPEQACLLAKQAFDDAIAELDTLNEDSYKDSTLIMQLLRDNLTLWTSDQQDEEAGEGN, from the exons ATGGGGGACCGGGAGCAGCTGCTGCAGCGGGCACGGCTGGCCGAGCAGGCGGAGCGCTACGACGACATGGCCTCCGCCATGAAGGCG GTGACGGAGTTGAATGAACCTCTCTCCAATGAGGATCGAAACCTCCTCTCTGTGGCCTATAAGAATGTGGTTGGTGCCAGGCGATCTTCCTGGAGGGTCATTAGCAGCATTGAGCAGAAAACCATGGctgatggaaatgaaaagaaattggaGAAGGTTAAAGCTTACCGGGAGAAGATTGAGAAGGAGCTGGAGACGGTTTGCAATGATGTCCTGGCTCTGCTTGACAAGTTCCTCATCAAGAACTGCAACGATTTCCAGTATGAGAGCAAGGTGTTTTACCTGAAAATGAAAGGCGATTACTACCGCTACTTGGCAGAGGTAGCTTCTGGGGAGAAGAAAAACAGTGTGGTCGAAGCTTCTGAAGCTGCCTACAAGGAAGCCTTTGAAATCAGCAAAGAGCACATGCAGCCGACACACCCCATCCGGCTGGGCCTGGCCCTCAACTTCTCCGTGTTCTACTATGAGATCCAGAATGCACCCGAGCAAGCCTGCCTCTTAGCCAAACAAGCCTTCGATGACGCCATAGCTGAGCTGGACACACTAAACGAGGATTCCTATAAGGACTCCACGCTCATCATGCAATTGCTGCGAGACAACCTCACCCTCTGGACAAGCGACCAGCAGGATGAAGAAGCAGGAGAAGGCAACTGA